Below is a genomic region from Desulfonatronum thiosulfatophilum.
CGCTATTAAGCTGCGGAATGCTGTACAATCATTAAGGTGGCGTGCAAAACTTCAAAGCTGATGCAAATTATATGAACGGGCAGAAGTAACGGAACAAAATATCCCGAGGTTGCATTCGATGTGACCGATCATGGTCTGCCTAACTTACAAATCTTCGGCTCTGATAAAGTCTGCTGAGTCTCAAAGGTTCAAAGGGTCCAATGATTAGAAAAAAATACCAAATCCTTGTCTTCAAGGATAATGCCGGTACCTGCAACACGTTCACTCTTCATATCTGGATGTGTTTGCTGACAGCCGGCATTTTTTTTGCTTCTGTGGGCTTGAATCTCCACTTTTTCCATAACCGTCTGAATGCCGACACCATGCAGGACAAGCTTCATCAGGCTCAAAGAAATTTGGAAAATCAGCAGACCCAATTCCTCATTTTGACCGAAAAAATCGAAGAGCTTGAAACTCAAGTCAATCAGGTTTCACGTTTAAATGCCAAGATTAGAGTCATGGCCAACCTTGATTCTGAACACGTTCCGGCTTCCTTCTCTCTGGGGGGGGCGGAAAGAATGGGATTTACGGACCAGTATGCGACAACCCATCGCCAGGAACTGCTGGTTCGTAAGATGCACAATTTTTTGGAGCAGTTGCGTGCAGAAGCTAAACTGGAGCAGATCCGTCAGGAGGAACTGCTTGCAAAATTGCGAGATAACCAAGGTTTTTTCGCGTCCACTCCTTCCATTTGGCCAACCGATGGCTGGGTGACGTCTGATTTTGGCTATCGCCGTTCTCCGTTCACGGACAGAAGGGAGTTCCACAAAGGGATCGATATCGCCGGCCCTCCAGGAACGCCGATCTACGCGACGGCCAAGGGGCGGGTTCTCTCCGCCGACAGGGATGGGGCCTACGGTTTGACCGTGACCATCGATCATGGTTCGGGCATCGTCACACTCTACGCGCACATGCAGCGGATCAACGTGAAAACGGGGCAGGATGTCAGTCGCGGCGAATTGATCGGCTACATTGGCAGCACCGGACGCACCACCGGTCCTCACCTGCATTACGAAGTCCGGTTGAACGGCATGCCGGTTGATCCCAAAAGATACATCCTGAATTAACGGGTACTTTTGCGATTTCAAGCCGGCAAGCTGAACCGGAGATTTCCTCTATTTAGATCTTCTACCGACATACTCGGATGGTGATCTTGAATTCTGATACATCATTTCTGGCTCTTCGACGTTGGATGTGGAATTGTGCAACAGCCTGACTATTGCATGATCCTTGTTCGGAGCCACTGCCGGAGGCATCCCCGTCCTTCGCCCACGATTAAACACGATTAAATGTGTCGCGTGAAGCCAAAACCGTCAAGGCATGGCGTTAGCCATCCCTGAAGGGGCTGCCTTGATGGGCTTGGCGCTCGTGCCATTATCGAGGGGGTGATACGACTCTCCGGGTGCTACATGGTTTGAGGTCAATTCCACATCCAAAGTCGAGGAACCTAAATGAAAGGATCCTACTCCATAAAAAAAGGTATATCTGAGCGATAGAACCGCCGGCCATGTTTTGCTTTCAGACTTTTAGGACGTGGTGGCTGGCCAAAGGCGAGATTTTGCAGCACGTCCATGCGGTTGAATGGCTCGAGGGGGGAGCGCCAATCGGGTTGCCGAGCACTTCGATGG
It encodes:
- a CDS encoding M23 family metallopeptidase — encoded protein: MANLDSEHVPASFSLGGAERMGFTDQYATTHRQELLVRKMHNFLEQLRAEAKLEQIRQEELLAKLRDNQGFFASTPSIWPTDGWVTSDFGYRRSPFTDRREFHKGIDIAGPPGTPIYATAKGRVLSADRDGAYGLTVTIDHGSGIVTLYAHMQRINVKTGQDVSRGELIGYIGSTGRTTGPHLHYEVRLNGMPVDPKRYILN